Within the Trichoderma breve strain T069 chromosome 3, whole genome shotgun sequence genome, the region CCTACTCTGCATACGCCATCTATCCTCAGGCCAAGTCTCTGGTGGACGCTTCGACCCTCATCAAGATCGAAGGCAACATTGCCATCCACTCCACTccggcatcatcttcggAGGGctttgtcttcatcatgCCCGAGACGCGCCCTGCCGTCAGCGGGTTTGAGACGATGCTCCGCTTCTTGTTCCCGACATGGGACACCTTTGGCCTCTACGGCCGTCCCGGCAGACTTGTTGCCAGTATTTTGGATGCTAGGTCCCTCATGTTTGCTATGCCCAGAAGTAAGAAATACGGCTACCTGGACCTCGAAGACGTCAATACGCTCTTACTGGACAGCAAGAGCTCAACCTGGAACGAGAGGGAGTGGCGAAAGcggctcaaggaggccacCGGCACGCGGATGAACTCGATTGAGGACGGAAGCCGCTCTTATTCACCGGCATCCAACAGAGCCAGCAACAGAATAAGCTTCCAACAAAAGCCCAGAGTTGGTTTCGCTGGTGATCGCCATTCTTCTGAATCCAACAGCCCCATCTCGATGGGCTCAAACTCCTCGCCAAATGACATGTCTCCTCTTGAGATGGCCGGGCGAGTAGGAAGCTCTAGCTCGGATGAGGGCCGTGCTGTCACGCCAAATGCGTATGTCGAACCCATCGAGACCAGCATGGGAGCCATTCGCACGCCCGAGCCTGTTGTCCGACCCCCGATGGTTGCGCGCGATTCTCACAACCGCCCATCTGGCGCCCCTTACAACTCGGAAGAACTCCGCCGGGCCAACAATCGCCTGTCTAACGGCACTCTGGCTCAAATGGCCAAGGCTGGCGGCATTGCTCTGCCTGGTGTTCCCGACATCcctgatgacgacgaggatgaggagtTCTTTGACGCCCCGCCGCCGGTTCCCATGCACGGTGGTGGTTTCTACGCCGGCGAGAACCGGTCCGCTCAGTCTCTGAACCCCCCGCCGAGCCATCACAGCGATCGCCCTCCTACTAACCACTCTCACCGCTCTAACATCTCACACCACTCTCACCGATCGCAACAGAGGCAGCCATCCCCCTATGGGCCAAGAACGCCCTACGATGAGCCTCCTCACTCTCCATACCACGCTcagcctccgcctccgccggCCCACGGATCATCGTACTCCAATGATCATTATGCTTCATACAGCCCCGGTGGCTCTCCCGGATATGGCCAACATCCCCACCGGAAGCCCCTCCCTACGAGGCCAGATGCCCCTTACAACAACAAGCACCAGAGCATCACCCCCAACGACATCATTGATCATTACACTACCCAGTCCCGAGCTCAGTACGACGGCTTCTTGCCTCCTCAACCCCCGATGCACTTGGAGTTTGGCGACGAACTGCAGCAGCCTTTCGTTGACCGGCCCCGCAATGGTGTCTTGAAGACGACCGGCGGCGCTGATCCGGACGCACACTATAACTCAGGATTCGCGATCCCAGACGTCAACTTTGGCCCAACAGTCAACTACGGCGCCCCTGCGGTGATTCGCAAGCCCGCACCCCGTACCGCGGAGTCCCCTGTGCCAAAGGCACCCAAGACACCGACGGAGCCAAGGCCCGGCCACAGGAGACAGGAATCTGTGCCATGGCAGCCCGCCGCGCCCACGTCGCCCGGTTCCCAGCGATCTTTCCGCCTCACTCCCCAGCAATATGTTCAGCAACGTGCTTCCATTGCCTCAGCACCGTACGGACACGGGAGAACTCTCTCAGCCAACTCTCTAGGCGGTCACTCGGCGCGAAGCATGTCGCCGCAGCCCGTGTACGGCACCATTGTGCAGCCGACACAGCCTGGCGGATACCAACAACCACTACAGAGCACGCAACAATATTAAGATGACAtatatctttttcttttcgttccTTTGAAGTACAAAATCAACGGTTGATCACACCATACCCTCCTTGCATTGTTCCCTTGCCTcgttttccctctccttttTTGTTCTATATCATGTGTGGTTTTTTCCTGTCCTTTTGTACATGTCTTTTCTATCTTGTGATAGATACCCTTGTTAGGCGACAGTGATGTATATGCAACTTTGGATGCAGTATGCATGGTAGGCGTTGGGGTTGGGAGCattcatatatatattgGGAGTATATCTGAGCAATTGTCGATACTTGCTCTAAGATGTGCATTCATGGCGTTTGTGTTTCCTTTGTTACGGAAATGCCCTACATTGTGCCAGCGGGCACGATAATAAACGATGGGAGAACATCATTCTTGATATCAGGTagatttattttttatacaGATGGAATACTACCAAGCAAACGAGGATTATTTTCTTGTTCATGACGACTGGGGCTGATTTCATAAAAAACATTGTTCGCGTGACTTTTTGTAGGGAGTTGTTTCTTTGTAGAAGTGAGTGAGGCTTGTTTTGGCGGATGAGCAGGGCACATGATTGCTTGGACGCTGGACGCGCAACAGCTGCTGTTTCACATGTCAAGATGACTGACGCCAGTCGGCCTCGCATCGAAGAAACATCGCACGACTGTCGGTCTTACAATGAATTAATAATTCAGAATTAGGCTTTTTGGCACTAAGACGGGGTCGGTCTGCTTGGGTGGTTGCAGTCGATGGGCGGCATTAACGTGAGGCTTGCATATGTACAAGAGCACTGGATTGGATTCGCGCATCACTCGCTGCGTGCCTTGCGTGGTTCCCCACCCGCCCTCTTCGCGGTAGCTATTCAAGAAACTCGTTCTCAAATTTACATTTAGTAGAAAACTGACAGATATTGAAACGGCACAGACACAACAAACAGCAGGTAGtaaagaaatatagacaTAGTAGTGGAtgctagagaaatatagctgGAGTGGCTGATACTTCAGAAACATTGAAGGTTTCTGGCATTACGAAGCAGGAAGACGGAAATGGGAGGGAAACatcataaaaaaaaaaaaaaaagaaagaaaaagaaacaacaacaTGTCATTGGGCTGCATGGGAATCGATTGGGACTTGGCGCGTGCTGCGAGATCTCGGAACCCGTGGCAACGGCAATGACGTGCAGggggtgtgtgtgtttgGCGATTGAGGAGGGACATCCAGCGTTTCGCTATGGGATGGGGCTGAGATGGATAGATGGGATGAGGCGACGTTTACACGATCCGGTGACTTGAAGGACGCGCGACATGTGTGGCAGGGgggtgtgtgtatgtgtggCGGGGAATTGTTGATATGATACGAGGAAAGATTATAAAGAAACgctaaaaagaaaaaagaaagaaaagaaattagTTGATAGGGCGACGTGTTTGATAAAGAAGAGGCGTAGAGAGAGCGAAAAGTACGCGCGCGGTGCTGTCTGGTGTCTTTCGCGTGACTTGGAGGGCGTTTTTGGTGGTAGTTTGACCTGGCGGCACGCGGACACGGTACACGCTCTCCCATGGATCTTAGCGGTGTTGATTGTCTGgtgccttttcttgttcccgtctttctttttgccctcttgtacggagtatgttATGTagggtgtttttttttggtttcaAAGCGCTTTTCTTGTATTTTGGCGCGAAATGGACATGAGTGAATGACGGGACACGGGGGGGTGGTCGCTGATCGGTTCAGGCGGACGGGATGAATTGCTGTTTCCTGCGGTTTTTTGTTTCGTcccgtttcttttcttttctttctcaagtTTTCCcgccttctttgcttttttttctgcttcttcttcccctcttgGACCGCGCTCTGGATGCCTTGACTCTCTGTTTCCAGTGGTTCATG harbors:
- a CDS encoding PH domain-containing protein encodes the protein MGRNRVVSFMSHFSSGRKTPTSSPSSPPSDEAPFSSKFKVKKRHSLAHIDLRNSPPDSTPSPQSDYGTPVNIDAPIRRNRSSSRNSARPLSIIQTYQPPVMEVNEDTIPELQPIFSLLNSHSNKLYHEGYFLKLDDQNTQGKPNPDRTWSECFAQLVGTVLSLWDAAELDAAGEDGMVLPKFINLTDASIKVIESLPTRSSDEQPLQNILSLSTAGRNRYLLHFTSHESLIEWTSAVRLAMYEHAALQEAYTGALIAGRAKYLNNISVMMERSKFKIEAWVRVRFGAGVPWRRCWCVITPPDEKEYAKLQKELKKKSPYDRSAARVVRGDIKFYDVKTEGKKQKRTKPVASISEAYSAYAIYPQAKSLVDASTLIKIEGNIAIHSTPASSSEGFVFIMPETRPAVSGFETMLRFLFPTWDTFGLYGRPGRLVASILDARSLMFAMPRSKKYGYLDLEDVNTLLLDSKSSTWNEREWRKRLKEATGTRMNSIEDGSRSYSPASNRASNRISFQQKPRVGFAGDRHSSESNSPISMGSNSSPNDMSPLEMAGRVGSSSSDEGRAVTPNAYVEPIETSMGAIRTPEPVVRPPMVARDSHNRPSGAPYNSEELRRANNRLSNGTLAQMAKAGGIALPGVPDIPDDDEDEEFFDAPPPVPMHGGGFYAGENRSAQSLNPPPSHHSDRPPTNHSHRSNISHHSHRSQQRQPSPYGPRTPYDEPPHSPYHAQPPPPPAHGSSYSNDHYASYSPGGSPGYGQHPHRKPLPTRPDAPYNNKHQSITPNDIIDHYTTQSRAQYDGFLPPQPPMHLEFGDELQQPFVDRPRNGFAIPDVNFGPTVNYGAPAVIRKPAPRTAESPVPKAPKTPTEPRPGHRRQESVPWQPAAPTSPAPYGHGRTLSANSLGGHSARSMSPQPVYGTIVQPTQPGGYQQPLQSTQQY